In a single window of the Chondrocystis sp. NIES-4102 genome:
- a CDS encoding two component transcriptional regulator, LuxR family protein has protein sequence MINILIVDDQKSIRARLEYIIGAIPDFKVIATADNGVDAIARSKVLLPDIVLLDMEMPQIDGLTATKLIIEQCPDIKILVLSSHDDSKYVTEAIAAGATGYLLKGASEEDIEQAIRFVLKGYTHIGAGLLNEMLPVPPKVSRNKLRKIESAKKQEMIVAEEKNYLTVTSDPKNTTQTGIFKQTLVWLTLVLGLTFGMYVLRQWLRQPLPALSSAEQSATIGETRFTGKVEPLNTFKIAAINPGVVENIAVKIGEPVEVGQTLLTIKNLAAETEKKQIIQEQQLTGQQLQTVLQQQQTAQQQILELEQKIARLKYNLAPLREEIAQANLKVNLAQSEAEKIPVPQRQDSVPRTQAVFERAKARFERLESLNQQGAIPLEQLEQAQSELEIAKVDYNTAIAVANANSKLQKSQQQLSQLQERLTVQEQQDAIAQLQKQKQTAQLEYQQATEKLALLRQQALQLSKYQFPEINTVVKATAAGIITEIPVSVGDQIYAGNTVMGLAKLAQLKVTVPVNGRLINALSPKQQALIEIGEGVTAQKFEGKIAVVNPIPNEKLNYLVEVEFSNPTNSLIISQLAQVQFLPQTVAGGK, from the coding sequence ATGATTAATATCCTAATTGTAGATGATCAAAAATCTATCCGCGCTCGACTTGAATATATAATTGGCGCAATTCCAGACTTTAAAGTAATTGCCACTGCTGATAATGGGGTAGATGCGATCGCGAGATCCAAAGTATTATTACCTGATATCGTTTTACTCGATATGGAAATGCCACAGATAGACGGTTTGACCGCTACTAAGCTAATTATTGAGCAATGTCCTGATATTAAAATCTTAGTATTAAGTAGTCATGATGACTCTAAGTATGTTACTGAAGCGATCGCAGCAGGTGCAACAGGATATTTACTTAAAGGTGCATCGGAAGAAGATATTGAGCAAGCGATTAGGTTTGTTTTAAAAGGTTATACTCATATAGGTGCAGGATTGTTAAATGAGATGTTACCTGTCCCGCCAAAAGTTAGCAGAAATAAGTTGAGAAAAATCGAGTCTGCTAAGAAACAAGAAATGATTGTGGCGGAGGAAAAGAACTATTTAACTGTTACATCTGATCCCAAAAACACTACACAAACAGGTATTTTTAAACAAACATTAGTATGGTTAACCTTGGTATTAGGTTTAACTTTTGGTATGTATGTCCTGCGTCAATGGTTACGTCAACCCTTACCCGCCCTCAGTTCAGCAGAACAATCTGCAACTATTGGGGAGACTCGCTTTACTGGCAAGGTAGAACCCCTTAATACTTTTAAAATAGCAGCAATTAACCCTGGAGTGGTAGAAAACATTGCAGTTAAAATAGGAGAACCTGTAGAAGTAGGTCAAACTCTGTTAACCATCAAGAATTTAGCAGCAGAAACAGAGAAAAAGCAAATCATCCAAGAACAGCAATTAACAGGACAACAACTACAGACAGTATTACAGCAACAACAAACAGCCCAACAGCAAATTTTAGAATTAGAACAAAAGATCGCGCGCCTCAAGTATAATTTAGCTCCTTTAAGGGAAGAAATCGCCCAAGCAAATTTAAAAGTAAACTTAGCTCAAAGTGAAGCAGAAAAAATACCAGTACCTCAAAGACAAGACTCAGTACCAAGAACTCAAGCAGTGTTTGAGAGAGCTAAAGCACGTTTTGAAAGATTAGAAAGTCTTAATCAACAAGGAGCAATTCCTCTAGAACAATTAGAACAGGCACAGTCGGAATTAGAAATAGCCAAGGTAGACTACAATACAGCGATCGCCGTTGCTAATGCTAATAGTAAATTACAAAAAAGCCAACAACAATTATCACAATTACAGGAAAGATTAACTGTTCAAGAACAACAGGATGCGATCGCTCAACTACAAAAGCAAAAACAAACCGCACAATTAGAATATCAACAAGCCACAGAAAAATTGGCTCTTTTGCGTCAACAAGCCCTACAACTTAGTAAATATCAATTTCCTGAAATTAACACAGTGGTTAAAGCTACCGCAGCAGGCATTATTACTGAAATTCCCGTCTCAGTAGGTGATCAGATTTATGCAGGTAATACGGTGATGGGATTAGCTAAACTAGCTCAATTAAAAGTAACAGTACCAGTTAACGGTCGTTTAATTAATGCTTTAAGCCCCAAACAACAGGCATTAATTGAGATCGGCGAAGGAGTGACAGCCCAGAAATTTGAGGGTAAAATCGCGGTTGTTAATCCTATACCTAATGAAAAGTTGAATTATTTGGTGGAAGTGGAATTTTCTAACCCGACTAACTCTCTAATTATCAGTCAATTAGCCCAAGTACAATTTTTACCTCAAACAGTTGCTGGAGGTAAATAA
- a CDS encoding alpha/beta fold family hydrolase has product MTTAIAIAQTPKSWNWRGHNITYQQVGETGTPVVLVHGFGASWGHWRKNLPVIGSAYRCYAIDLIGFGGSDKPQPGTEIEYTFETWGQQLADFCREVVGGAAFLVGNSIGCIVVMQTAVDYPELALGVAAINCSIRLLHDRKRVTLPWYRNYGSMVMQQVLGNKQIGSFFFNQIAKPKVVRNILLQAYRRPEAVTDELIDILMQPAKDQGAAAVFLAFTRYSQGPLPEDLLPRLTCPTVLLWGTDDPWEPVAMGRKLAEIATVDQFIPLDGLGHCPQDEAPEVVNPILLNWIAQHQ; this is encoded by the coding sequence ATGACAACAGCGATCGCAATTGCTCAAACTCCTAAAAGTTGGAATTGGCGCGGACACAATATAACCTACCAGCAAGTTGGCGAAACGGGGACACCAGTAGTATTAGTACATGGTTTTGGGGCATCTTGGGGACATTGGCGTAAAAATCTACCTGTAATAGGATCCGCTTATCGTTGCTATGCGATCGATTTAATTGGTTTTGGAGGTTCAGATAAACCCCAACCAGGAACAGAAATTGAATATACTTTTGAAACCTGGGGACAACAATTAGCGGATTTTTGCCGTGAGGTAGTAGGTGGTGCTGCTTTTTTAGTTGGCAATTCTATTGGGTGTATTGTAGTCATGCAAACTGCGGTAGACTACCCAGAATTAGCTTTAGGAGTGGCAGCAATTAACTGTTCAATTAGGTTACTACACGATCGCAAACGGGTAACTCTCCCCTGGTATCGTAATTATGGCTCAATGGTAATGCAGCAGGTTTTGGGTAATAAGCAAATTGGCAGTTTCTTTTTTAATCAGATAGCTAAACCAAAGGTGGTGCGTAATATTCTTTTACAAGCTTATCGTCGTCCTGAAGCTGTTACCGATGAATTAATTGATATTTTGATGCAGCCAGCTAAAGATCAGGGTGCAGCAGCAGTTTTTTTGGCTTTTACACGCTATTCTCAAGGGCCCCTACCAGAAGATCTACTTCCCCGTTTAACTTGTCCCACAGTTTTATTATGGGGTACAGATGATCCTTGGGAACCCGTAGCTATGGGCAGAAAATTAGCTGAAATTGCCACCGTAGATCAATTTATTCCCCTCGATGGTTTAGGTCATTGTCCCCAAGATGAAGCCCCAGAAGTAGTTAACCCAATTTTATTAAACTGGATTGCCCAACATCAATAG
- a CDS encoding dihydroneopterin aldolase, producing the protein MDSIQVDGIRAYGYVGYLPEERMLGQWFEVNLTLWVDLQLAGETDNLEDTVDYRSAIAIVKELVTTSKCALIETLVNAIAEQLLNLEKVSQVRVKLSKLAAPIPDFGGKISLDITRTKKVKTE; encoded by the coding sequence ATGGATTCAATTCAAGTCGATGGTATTCGCGCCTATGGATATGTTGGTTATTTACCTGAAGAAAGAATGTTAGGACAGTGGTTTGAAGTTAACTTGACTTTGTGGGTAGATTTACAACTTGCGGGAGAGACAGATAATCTTGAAGATACTGTAGATTACCGATCAGCGATCGCGATTGTTAAAGAATTAGTTACTACTTCTAAATGTGCTTTAATCGAAACGTTAGTTAATGCCATAGCAGAGCAACTATTAAACTTAGAAAAAGTTAGTCAAGTTAGGGTTAAATTATCAAAACTTGCTGCTCCCATTCCCGATTTTGGTGGAAAAATCAGTTTAGATATTACTAGAACTAAGAAAGTTAAAACAGAATAA
- a CDS encoding pyridoxal 5'-phosphate synthase, producing MDVSLANLRQNYTLAGLSIADVKSDPFEQFKIWFQQAYDANLIEPNAMTLATATPDGKPSARIVLLKGINQQGFVFYTNYQSQKGKELIANPQAALVFLWHSLERQVRIEGKVEQLPIAESLAYFHSRPKSSQLGAWASDQSQVIGDRAILEQKLTALEAQYGEDATIPLPPHWGGFCVIPKRIEFWQGRPNRLHDRLVYDLQADGDWQIQRLAP from the coding sequence GTGGATGTATCTTTAGCTAATTTAAGACAAAATTATACCCTGGCAGGATTATCGATCGCCGATGTAAAGAGTGATCCTTTTGAGCAGTTTAAAATTTGGTTTCAACAAGCTTACGATGCTAATTTAATTGAACCTAACGCTATGACTTTGGCAACTGCTACCCCTGATGGCAAACCTAGCGCGAGAATTGTCTTACTCAAAGGAATCAATCAACAGGGTTTTGTCTTTTATACCAATTATCAAAGTCAAAAAGGTAAAGAGTTAATTGCTAATCCCCAGGCTGCTTTGGTATTTCTTTGGCATAGTTTGGAAAGACAAGTCCGCATTGAAGGTAAAGTTGAGCAACTTCCAATAGCAGAATCTCTGGCATATTTTCACAGTCGTCCGAAATCTTCGCAATTGGGAGCATGGGCATCTGATCAAAGTCAGGTAATTGGCGATCGCGCCATCTTGGAGCAAAAGCTAACTGCTCTAGAAGCTCAATATGGTGAGGATGCAACAATTCCTCTACCGCCTCATTGGGGAGGATTTTGTGTTATCCCTAAACGAATAGAATTTTGGCAAGGTCGTCCTAATCGTCTTCACGATCGCTTAGTATATGATTTGCAAGCTGATGGGGATTGGCAGATACAAAGATTAGCCCCTTAA
- a CDS encoding UDP-glucose 4-epimerase, producing MTKKILITGGAGYIGSHTVRQLGLAGYDVIVYDNLSTGSVKAVLGKDLIVGDLADITTLKQVFQRYKIEAVLHFAASISVPESVANPLNYYSNNTLNTLNLLHCCQTYGVDKFIFSSTAAVYGEPEENPVTESCATNPINPYGCSKLMSERMIQDYARSSNFKYVILRYFNVAGADLTGNIGQSAKKASHLIRVACDAALGIRPAVGIFGTDFDTPDGTGIRDYIHVEDLAAAHIDALCYLEAGGTSEILNCGYGTGYSVRQVLNKLKEISGVDFPVIEFPRRPGDPACVIASGYRIRQVLGWQPKYNDLEVILNTALAWEKKKQLVLI from the coding sequence ATGACGAAAAAAATATTAATAACTGGTGGAGCAGGATATATTGGTTCTCATACAGTACGCCAATTAGGACTAGCAGGATATGACGTAATTGTTTATGATAATCTTTCCACAGGGTCAGTAAAAGCCGTACTAGGTAAAGACTTAATTGTAGGTGATCTTGCAGATATAACCACCCTTAAGCAAGTATTTCAACGCTACAAAATCGAAGCTGTTTTACATTTTGCAGCCAGTATTTCTGTTCCCGAATCAGTTGCTAATCCTTTAAATTATTATTCAAACAATACTCTCAATACCCTAAATTTACTTCATTGTTGTCAAACATATGGAGTTGATAAATTCATCTTCTCAAGTACTGCTGCTGTTTATGGAGAACCTGAAGAAAACCCAGTCACTGAAAGCTGTGCAACTAATCCCATAAATCCTTATGGCTGCTCAAAATTGATGAGTGAACGTATGATTCAAGACTATGCACGTAGTTCTAATTTCAAGTATGTAATCTTACGTTATTTTAATGTTGCTGGTGCAGATTTAACAGGTAACATCGGTCAATCTGCTAAAAAAGCTAGTCATTTAATTAGGGTGGCTTGCGATGCAGCTTTAGGTATTCGTCCTGCGGTGGGCATTTTTGGTACAGATTTTGATACTCCAGATGGTACAGGAATCAGAGATTACATCCATGTAGAAGATTTAGCAGCAGCACATATAGATGCTTTGTGTTATTTAGAAGCTGGAGGCACAAGTGAAATTCTCAATTGTGGATATGGTACTGGTTATAGCGTTAGACAAGTTCTAAATAAACTCAAAGAAATTAGTGGTGTTGATTTTCCTGTAATTGAATTCCCCAGAAGACCAGGAGATCCAGCTTGTGTTATTGCCAGTGGCTATCGCATTCGTCAAGTTTTGGGTTGGCAGCCTAAATATAATGATCTCGAAGTTATTTTAAATACTGCTTTGGCTTGGGAGAAAAAGAAGCAGTTAGTTCTAATTTAA
- a CDS encoding phosphoglucosamine mutase, whose protein sequence is MVQSNISNQALNSQFLTLINQKKNIVSLPSTSLFGTDGIRGRVGNQELLNSSLAFLIGFWAGKVLQVSNQQVAPVILGQDSRNSSNMLAIALSEGLTMAGVEVWNLGLCPTPAVAYLTSITEAMGGIMISASHNPPEDNGIKFFGANGTKLSTDLQNQIESGLRGSWSQGNMNTANTMVDAKYYHRPELISEYVAFVQQPLIKNATLAGMRVVLDLAWGAAVDTAPAIFKAMGAEVITLHDRPDGDRINVNCGSTHLEVLQQAVIAHQADLGFAFDGDADRVMAVDSHGKVVNGDYILYFWGQALRQQQKLPNDTIVSTVMANLGFENAWQKLGGKLLRTSVGDQYVHAAMVETASMLGGEQSGHILCPHYGVSGDGVLTALHIAALVKDSGVTLSQMLAESFQTYPQILKNIRVENRQQLQNWQDCEALQQAIALAETAMGDQGRILVRPSGTEPLIRIMVEAADADLANYWTNNLVNCAQKYLVG, encoded by the coding sequence ATGGTTCAATCTAATATTTCCAATCAGGCGTTAAACTCCCAATTCTTGACATTAATTAATCAGAAAAAAAATATAGTCTCTCTACCGTCTACTTCTTTATTTGGCACTGATGGTATTCGTGGTCGAGTTGGCAACCAAGAATTATTAAATTCATCTTTAGCATTTCTAATTGGATTTTGGGCAGGAAAAGTATTACAAGTATCTAATCAACAAGTTGCTCCCGTCATTCTCGGTCAAGACTCAAGAAATTCTAGTAATATGCTAGCGATCGCTTTATCTGAAGGTTTAACAATGGCTGGGGTGGAAGTCTGGAATTTGGGCTTATGTCCTACTCCTGCGGTTGCCTATCTAACTAGTATCACTGAAGCGATGGGCGGGATCATGATTTCTGCTAGCCATAACCCGCCAGAAGACAATGGGATTAAATTCTTTGGTGCAAATGGTACAAAATTATCTACAGACCTACAAAATCAAATAGAATCTGGGCTTCGTGGTTCATGGTCACAAGGTAATATGAACACAGCTAATACTATGGTTGATGCTAAATATTATCACCGACCAGAATTAATATCTGAATATGTAGCCTTTGTGCAACAACCCTTGATTAAGAACGCAACTTTAGCTGGTATGCGCGTGGTTTTAGATCTAGCTTGGGGGGCTGCCGTTGATACTGCGCCTGCAATATTTAAAGCTATGGGTGCAGAAGTAATTACTCTTCATGATCGTCCAGATGGCGATCGCATTAATGTTAATTGTGGTTCAACTCATCTAGAAGTATTACAGCAAGCAGTTATCGCACATCAGGCTGATCTAGGTTTTGCCTTCGATGGGGATGCGGATCGAGTTATGGCTGTTGATTCTCACGGTAAAGTTGTTAACGGTGATTATATTCTTTATTTTTGGGGTCAAGCACTGCGTCAACAACAAAAATTACCCAACGATACAATTGTATCTACAGTAATGGCAAACTTGGGTTTTGAAAATGCTTGGCAAAAATTAGGAGGAAAATTACTACGTACCTCAGTTGGTGATCAATATGTTCATGCAGCTATGGTCGAAACAGCATCTATGTTAGGGGGCGAACAGTCTGGGCATATCCTTTGTCCTCATTATGGTGTTTCTGGTGATGGTGTCTTAACAGCACTACATATCGCTGCATTGGTTAAAGATTCGGGTGTAACTTTATCTCAAATGCTTGCGGAAAGTTTTCAGACTTACCCTCAAATTCTCAAAAATATTCGAGTAGAAAATCGCCAACAACTTCAAAATTGGCAAGATTGCGAAGCTCTACAACAAGCGATCGCCCTTGCAGAAACAGCAATGGGTGATCAGGGTAGAATTCTAGTCCGTCCTTCTGGTACAGAACCTTTAATTCGCATTATGGTCGAGGCTGCTGATGCAGATTTGGCGAATTATTGGACAAACAATTTAGTTAATTGCGCTCAAAAATATCTTGTAGGATAA
- a CDS encoding cyclopropane-fatty-acyl-phospholipid synthase: MNLSNILVFLVVLLALGIAVYLLTARRYQSADSVANSYDQWTEDGILEFYWGEHIHLGHYGTPPKSKDFITAKYDFVHEMVRWGGLDKLSPGTTLLDVGCGIGGSSRILAKDYGFKVTGVTISPQQVKRAQELTPSGVDAQFAVDDAMALSFPDASFDVVWSVEAGPHMPDKAVFARELLRVLKPGGILVVADWNQRDDRVIPLNFWEKPVMKQLLDQWSHPAFSSIEGFSELLAETGLVAGEVVTADWTEATLPSWIDSIWQGIVKPQGLVMFGLAGFIKSLREVPTLLLMRLAFGKGLCRFGMFRATRGNVDLTSTIANSQTENLSSVS; the protein is encoded by the coding sequence ATGAATCTATCGAACATTCTGGTTTTTTTAGTAGTTTTGCTGGCGTTAGGTATTGCAGTTTACCTGCTAACTGCCCGTCGCTATCAATCTGCGGACTCAGTAGCCAATTCCTATGACCAGTGGACAGAAGACGGTATTTTAGAATTCTATTGGGGTGAACATATTCATTTAGGACATTATGGCACACCACCAAAATCTAAAGATTTTATCACTGCTAAATATGATTTTGTACATGAAATGGTGCGTTGGGGAGGGTTAGATAAATTATCCCCAGGTACAACACTGTTAGATGTTGGTTGTGGTATAGGGGGTAGTAGCCGTATCCTAGCTAAAGATTATGGATTTAAAGTTACAGGTGTCACCATTAGCCCTCAACAAGTCAAACGCGCCCAAGAATTAACTCCTTCAGGTGTTGATGCTCAATTTGCGGTAGATGATGCGATGGCTTTATCTTTTCCCGATGCTAGCTTTGATGTCGTTTGGTCAGTGGAGGCAGGACCCCATATGCCCGATAAAGCAGTTTTTGCCAGAGAATTACTGCGTGTGCTTAAGCCTGGTGGGATTTTAGTTGTGGCAGACTGGAATCAACGGGATGATCGTGTCATTCCCCTTAATTTTTGGGAAAAACCTGTGATGAAACAGTTATTAGACCAATGGTCACACCCTGCTTTTTCTAGTATTGAAGGTTTTAGTGAACTTTTAGCCGAGACGGGTTTAGTTGCAGGAGAAGTAGTTACCGCCGACTGGACAGAGGCAACTCTTCCTTCTTGGATAGATTCTATTTGGCAGGGAATTGTTAAACCTCAAGGTTTGGTAATGTTTGGTTTGGCTGGGTTTATTAAATCTTTGCGCGAAGTTCCTACTTTATTATTGATGCGTTTAGCATTTGGTAAGGGTTTATGTCGTTTTGGTATGTTTCGGGCAACACGGGGTAATGTGGATTTAACATCAACAATAGCTAATAGTCAGACAGAAAATCTTTCCAGTGTGTCCTAG
- a CDS encoding group 1 glycosyl transferase: MLRPSVLLTTEGTYPFAKGGVSTWCHVLTQQLPEIDFKLLAIVANPYQKLSYQLSPNVLEVYKIPLWGTDDPVEYSWRSPFSQALQSKKAVTTNLIRTEFLPLWSSFLRIVLLAEVEPSSLAQIILNIHQYFLQYDYHKTMNSADVWTSYKQITWDYCQQAGLHKVTVAELTEAMRLLYRFLISIHVPVPQTDITHSSAAAFCGLPCVLAKLQRGTPYLLTEHGINIREQYLNLNQNIPSLFVRRFLYRLMGAIVKVNFHFADLIAPVCEYNARWERWWGVPPEKIKVIYNGADPEKFHPTPPTAKERPQVMNMGLIFPLKGQLDLIKAAVIVRDKIPDVEFRFYGKASDENYFAQCQAVVEKHSLESTINFAGFTSEPWRAYSEADVVAMSSVSEGFPFAIIEAMLSGATIVSTDVGGVREAIADTGLMVRAGEPEQMAEAILKLLLLPPQERSQYGKRALERSLKLFTQKTFLSEHLDTYYKLLSN, encoded by the coding sequence TTGTTACGACCTTCTGTACTGTTGACCACTGAAGGAACATATCCTTTTGCTAAGGGAGGGGTTAGTACCTGGTGTCATGTTTTAACTCAACAGTTACCAGAAATTGATTTTAAACTGCTAGCGATCGTTGCTAATCCTTATCAGAAGCTTAGTTATCAGTTATCCCCCAACGTTTTAGAAGTATATAAAATTCCCTTATGGGGAACAGATGATCCAGTCGAATATAGCTGGCGATCGCCCTTTTCCCAAGCTCTTCAAAGTAAGAAAGCGGTTACTACCAACTTAATTAGAACTGAATTCCTGCCTCTTTGGTCGTCCTTTCTACGTATAGTTTTATTGGCAGAGGTAGAACCATCATCTTTAGCTCAGATTATTTTAAATATTCATCAATACTTTTTACAATACGACTATCACAAGACAATGAATTCCGCCGATGTTTGGACAAGCTATAAGCAGATAACTTGGGATTATTGTCAACAAGCTGGTTTACATAAGGTGACGGTGGCGGAATTAACCGAAGCGATGAGGTTATTGTATCGATTTTTAATTTCTATTCATGTACCTGTACCCCAAACAGACATTACCCATTCTTCGGCTGCAGCTTTTTGTGGGTTGCCCTGTGTGCTTGCCAAACTACAGCGTGGGACACCATATTTATTAACCGAACATGGTATTAATATTCGGGAACAATATTTAAACCTCAATCAAAATATCCCCTCTTTATTTGTCCGTAGGTTTTTGTATCGTTTAATGGGTGCGATAGTAAAAGTTAATTTTCATTTTGCCGATTTAATTGCACCTGTATGTGAATATAACGCTCGCTGGGAACGTTGGTGGGGAGTACCACCAGAGAAAATTAAGGTAATTTATAACGGTGCTGATCCTGAAAAATTTCATCCTACCCCCCCAACAGCTAAAGAACGTCCGCAAGTAATGAATATGGGTTTAATTTTTCCCCTCAAAGGTCAATTGGATCTAATTAAAGCTGCGGTGATCGTGCGCGATAAAATCCCTGATGTGGAATTTCGTTTTTATGGCAAAGCCTCAGATGAAAACTATTTCGCTCAGTGTCAAGCAGTAGTGGAAAAACATAGTTTGGAATCTACCATTAACTTTGCAGGTTTTACTAGTGAACCTTGGAGGGCATATAGTGAGGCGGATGTGGTGGCTATGTCTAGTGTTTCCGAGGGGTTTCCCTTTGCAATTATCGAAGCTATGCTATCTGGGGCGACAATTGTTTCTACGGATGTTGGGGGTGTGCGGGAGGCGATCGCTGATACTGGTTTAATGGTACGGGCTGGCGAACCTGAACAAATGGCAGAAGCTATCTTAAAACTACTTTTATTACCCCCCCAAGAGCGATCGCAATATGGTAAAAGGGCTTTGGAACGTTCTTTGAAATTGTTTACTCAAAAGACTTTTCTCTCAGAACATTTAGATACTTATTACAAACTATTAAGTAATTAA
- a CDS encoding arginase: MTTQQFIGSEAQTTYQDAKVVILPIPYETTTTYRKGCQNGPAAIIEASEQLEAYDIELEEEVCQTTTIFTVDAIADTRINPDLDPEAMIDITTQRVSELIADGKFVIALGGEHSITAGVVKAYQQTFSEPFTVIQIDAHGDMRHTYEGSIYNHACVMRRVLDMGLPTLPVGIRAICLEEAELIKEQNIPVIWAKDIYRNSDWIDTAIALIKTNKVFITIDLDGIEPGLMSGVGTPEPGGLNWYELIDFLELVFKQFQVIGCDVMELAPTKDSVVSEFTAAKLIYKLIGYNHRYSTL, translated from the coding sequence ATGACCACTCAACAATTTATCGGCTCAGAAGCTCAAACCACTTATCAAGACGCAAAAGTTGTAATTCTGCCTATTCCTTATGAAACCACTACAACTTATCGTAAAGGTTGCCAAAACGGCCCTGCTGCAATTATCGAAGCCTCAGAACAACTAGAAGCTTATGATATTGAATTAGAAGAGGAAGTATGCCAAACAACAACAATTTTTACAGTTGATGCGATCGCTGATACTCGAATTAACCCAGATCTCGACCCAGAAGCGATGATTGACATTACTACTCAAAGGGTATCGGAGTTGATAGCCGACGGTAAATTTGTGATTGCTTTGGGTGGTGAACATAGTATTACCGCAGGTGTAGTTAAAGCTTATCAACAAACCTTTAGTGAGCCTTTTACAGTTATCCAAATTGATGCTCATGGAGATATGCGCCACACCTACGAAGGATCAATTTATAATCATGCTTGTGTGATGCGTCGCGTTTTAGATATGGGTTTACCTACTTTACCCGTTGGTATTCGCGCCATTTGTTTAGAAGAAGCAGAGTTGATCAAAGAGCAAAATATTCCTGTAATTTGGGCAAAAGATATTTATCGTAATTCAGATTGGATAGACACAGCGATCGCACTTATCAAAACAAATAAAGTATTTATTACTATCGATCTCGACGGCATCGAACCTGGTTTAATGTCTGGAGTTGGTACACCCGAACCAGGCGGATTAAATTGGTATGAATTAATTGATTTTTTGGAATTGGTATTTAAACAGTTTCAAGTAATAGGTTGCGATGTGATGGAATTAGCCCCGACAAAAGATTCTGTAGTTTCAGAATTTACAGCAGCTAAATTAATTTATAAGCTTATTGGTTATAATCACCGCTATTCAACTTTATAA